One window from the genome of Dermacentor silvarum isolate Dsil-2018 chromosome 5, BIME_Dsil_1.4, whole genome shotgun sequence encodes:
- the LOC119454147 gene encoding uncharacterized protein LOC119454147 gives MAQVPAKPKKPAAAPPSAAAPPQNFLSPFTPDAAVSPEAHVDRVKLAQLERETDALNVAVRAFQLLLDRAKRSRDVSGQPASFQYTLWCMVVLVIVVTVVGVLLLNIAAKRQRDKLTSTTEVKHGQHDMADNELRLAVESDRFDQEATGPPAGTLGEDGTWADPDDNSAEQTTEEEVDAATTTVRP, from the exons ATGGCTCAG GTGCCGGCCAAGCCAAAGAAACCAGCGGCGGCTCCCCCTTCAGCGGCGGCACCGCCTCAAAATTTCCTGTCGCCGTTCACGCCGGACGCGGCGGTATCTCCAGAGGCTCATGTTGACCGCGTCAAACTAGCACAGCTTGAGAGGGAGACCGACGCACTGAACGTCGCCGTGAGG GCGTTCCAGCTGCTGCTGGACCGCGCCAAGCGCAGCCGTGACGTGTCCGGCCAGCCGGCCAGCTTCCAGTACACGCTGTGGTGCATGGTGGTGCTGGTGATCGTCGTCACGGTCGTCGGGGTCCTGCTGCTAAACATTGCCGCGAAGCGACAGCGGGACAAGCTGACCTCCACCACCGAGG TCAAACATGGCCAACACGACATGGCCGACAATGAGCTCCGGTTGGCCGTAGAGAGTGACCGCTTTGACCAGGAGGCAACCGGACCCCCAGCCGGCACGCTTGGTGAAGACGGCACCTGGGCAGACCCTGACGACAACAG